Proteins co-encoded in one Octopus bimaculoides isolate UCB-OBI-ISO-001 chromosome 7, ASM119413v2, whole genome shotgun sequence genomic window:
- the LOC106879167 gene encoding zinc finger protein 271, with amino-acid sequence MEEKLFESQVEGENNGAAHQKQEDTENKLYPCSVCGKSFKARNHLIQHKVMHRSSKRFHCEICDKNFTTNRSLSYHKRIHTGERPYHCDICGKAFAQSGHLSNHKRIHTGEKPYKCDVCGKSFSVNSDLTCHKRVHTGERPYHCDICGKSFSQSGYLSTHLRIHAGEKPYHCDICGKTFSGNSDLSRHKRVHTGEKPYRCDICGKAVSRSSILSSHKRIHLREKPYQCNDCGKTFSNNSNFLSHKCNNRDKKPYSCDTCFKTFSCCSSLSKHKRIHTDLKPYCCDICGKAFSQRNNLSIHKYIHTGEKPYNCETCGKTFSGSSSLSRHQRIHTGERPYHCDICSRTFSCSSHLSKHIRIHTGEKPYHCDICDKAFSGSSDLSRHQRIHTGEKPYHCDVCGKTFSCSSHLSNHIHIHTGDRPYQCDICGRSFSLSGNLSKHIRIHTGEKPYQCNICAETFSHSSQLAKHKVVHTVIKPCPNESTSDAVS; translated from the coding sequence ATGGAGGAAAAGCTGTTTGAGAGTCAAGTTGAAGGTGAAAATAATGGTGCTGCtcaccagaaacaggaagatacaGAGAATAAATTATATCCTTGTAGTGTTTGTGGAAAATCTTTCAAAGCAAGAAATCATTTAATTCAACATAAAGTAATGCACAGAAGTTCAAAACGTtttcattgtgaaatttgtgacAAAAACTTTACTACAAATAGATCTTTATCttatcacaaacgtattcacacaggcgaaagaccataccattgtgatatttgtggtaaagctTTCGCTCAGAGTGGACATTTGTCAAATCATAAACgaatacatactggagaaaaaccgtacaagtgtgatgtctgtggtaaatccttttcTGTAAATAGCGATTTAACTTGTCAcaagcgtgttcatacaggagaaagaccatatcactgtgatatatgtggtaaatctttctctcagagTGGTTATTTATCAACTCACCTACGTATTCAtgcaggggagaaaccatatcactgtgatatttgtggtaaaacattttccGGTAACAGTGATTTATCACGCCACAAACGtgttcacactggagagaaaccatatcgctgtgatatctgtggtaaagcagTATCTCGCAGTAGTATTTTATCCAGCCATAAGCGTATTCACTTGAGAGAGAAACCGTACCAATGTAATGACTGTGGTAAAACGTTTTCTAACAACAGTAATTTTTTGAGTCACAAATGTAATAACAGAGACAAGAAACCATATAGTTGTGATACctgttttaaaactttttcttGTTGTAGTAGTTTATctaagcacaaacgtattcatacagatCTGAAGCCATActgttgtgatatttgtggtaaagcattttCTCAACGTAATAATTTATCAatccataaatacattcacactggagagaaaccctaCAACTGTGAAACTTGTGGCAAAACATTTTCTGGAAGTAGTAGTTTGTCTCGCCACCAACGTATCCATACAGGTGAAagaccataccattgtgatatttgCAGTAGAACATTTTCTTGTAGTAGTCATTTATCTAAACATATTCGCatccacactggagaaaagccataccACTGCGATATCTGTGATAAAGCCTTCTCTGGAAGTAGTGATCTATCGCGTCACCAGCGCATTCACACAGGGGAAAAGCCATaccattgtgatgtctgtggcaaaACATTTTCTTGTAGCAGTCATTTATCtaatcatattcatattcatactggagacagaccatatcagtgtgatatttgtggtaggTCTTTCTCTCTAAGTGGAAATTTATCAAAGCACAttcgtattcacacaggagaaaaaccatatcagtgtaataTTTGTGCTGAAACATTTTCTCATTCCAGCCAGTTGGCTAAGCATAAAGTAGTACACACAGTGATCAAGCCATGTCCAAATGAAAGTACTTCTGATGCTGTgtcataa